A region of Lycium barbarum isolate Lr01 chromosome 1, ASM1917538v2, whole genome shotgun sequence DNA encodes the following proteins:
- the LOC132604423 gene encoding uncharacterized protein LOC132604423 yields the protein MASPRSHRKLIDEKNRKGKLSEKFMSFQGDISGTVSEMSRRPRTVPNLFSGMGPNAGSLPELQVRPKLTKLLLNVTIQRSLGAVQVLISPESTVDDLIAAAIRQYSKEERRPALCSMDSSGYGLHYSQFSLDSLDGAEKLMALGTRNFFLCPKKLGPETSMCGDLTASSSICKKQADIDISMDLPWPKFMDFLL from the exons ATGGCATCTCCGAGAAGTCACCGGAAACTAATCGATGAGAAGAATCGAAAAGGAAAGTTATCGGAGAAATTCATGTCGTTTCAAGGAGATATTTCAGGGACCGTTTCGGAGATGTCACGAAGGCCTAGAACTGTTCCAAACTTGTTTTCCGGCATGGGACCGAACGCCGGTTCTCTCCCGGAGTTGCAGGTTAGGCCGAAATTGACGAAGTTGCTGTTGAATGTTACGATTCAGAGGAGTCTAGGCGCCGTACAGGTGTTGATATCACCGGAATCAACCGTAGATGATCTAATCGCCGCCGCTATACGGCAGTACTCGAAGGAAGAAAGACGTCCAGCACTTTGCTCCATGGATTCCTCCGGTTACGGTCTTCATTACTCGCAGTTCAGCTTAGACA GTTTGGACGGTGCAGAGAAGCTGATGGCGTTGGGAACAAGAAACTTCTTTTTGTGCCCCAAAAAGTTAGGCCCTGAAACTTCGATGTGCGGTGACTTAACTGCGTCATCTTCGATATGTAAAAAACAAGCTGACATTGATATCAGTATGGATTTGCCTTGGCCCAAATTCATGGATTTCTTGCTGTGA